A window of Zingiber officinale cultivar Zhangliang chromosome 5A, Zo_v1.1, whole genome shotgun sequence contains these coding sequences:
- the LOC121979899 gene encoding probable anion transporter 7 — protein MELLKKLRFPKRYSIILLTFICTSVCYLERIGFSIAYTAAADSIGVNQSSKGLILSVFYYGYVVSQVPGGFAAQYVGGRRVLLFSFLLWSLTCAFAPLDIGKVNMMVVARFLVGVAQGFIFPSIHTILAQWVPPHERSRSVSLTTSGMYLGAAGGMLVLPSLVKYKGSQSVFMVESALGIMWSFLWFRFSSDPVRSEHPKAVAAGFGEHNLPVSREKKIPSAGNLRRFTKIPWKKIIFNLPIWAIVVNNFTFHYALYVLMNWLPTYFELDLQLSLQDMGSSKMIPYFNMFIFSNTGGILADHLITRRFLSVTKTRKLLNTIGFVIAALALMTIPLFRNPSWTVICSSISLGFLALGRAGFAVNHMDVAPPYARIVMGVSNTAGTLAGIVGVGLTGRILEAAKSADMDLTSIECWKNIFLIPAYLCIFSSFFFLLFATGEKIFE, from the coding sequence ATGGAACTGTTGAAGAAGCTGAGATTTCCAAAGCGGTACAGTATCATTTTATTAACCTTTATCTGCACAAGTGTGTGCTATCTAGAGCGAATAGGATTTTCAATTGCGTACACAGCGGCTGCAGATAGCATTGGTGTGAATCAGTCAAGCAAGGGTCTAATACTTTCGGTATTCTACTATGGATATGTTGTGTCACAAGTGCCTGGGGGTTTTGCTGCACAATATGTTGGAGGACGACGAGTTCTGCTATTTTCGTTTTTGCTGTGGTCTCTAACATGTGCATTTGCTCCACTAGATATCGGCAAAGTGAATATGATGGTTGTTGCCCGCTTCCTTGTAGGTGTGGCACAAGGCTTTATATTCCCCTCCATTCACACAATTCTAGCACAATGGGTCCCTCCCCATGAGCGCTCGCGTTCTGTTTCTCTTACGACATCCGGGATGTACCTAGGAGCAGCTGGTGGTATGCTTGTGTTGCCAAGTCTGGTAAAATACAAGGGATCTCAGTCAGTTTTCATGGTTGAATCAGCTCTGGGTATCATGTGGTCATTTCTCTGGTTTAGGTTTTCTAGTGATCCAGTTCGTTCCGAACATCCCAAAGCTGTTGCTGCAGGTTTCGGAGAGCACAACTTGCCTGtttcaagagaaaagaaaatccCAAGTGCTGGAAACCTGAGGCGCTTCACTAAAATTCCTTGGAAGAAGATAATTTTCAACTTACCGATTTGGGCAATCGTGGTAAACAACTTCACCTTTCACTACGCACTGTACGTACTAATGAACTGGTTGCCAACGTACTTTGAACTCGACCTTCAGCTCAGTCTTCAGGACATGGGATCTTCTAAGATGATTCCTTACTTCAACATGTTCATCTTCTCAAACACAGGAGGGATTTTAGCTGATCACTTAATCACAAGAAGGTTCTTATCAGTGACCAAGACTCGGAAGCTTCTCAACACCATCGGCTTTGTCATTGCAGCTCTTGCTCTAATGACCATTCCACTATTCAGGAATCCCTCCTGGACTGTCATATGCTCTTCGATTTCTCTTGGATTCTTAGCACTTGGAAGAGCCGGGTTCGCTGTAAATCACATGGACGTGGCTCCGCCATATGCAAGAATTGTTATGGGAGTTTCGAATACCGCCGGGACCTTAGCTGGTATCGTTGGCGTCGGGCTCACCGGAAGGATCTTGGAGGCCGCAAAGTCAGCTGATATGGATCTTACAAGCATAGAATGTTGGAAAAATATCTTCTTGATCCCAGCCTATCTCTGCATatttagttctttcttttttttactaTTCGCAACAGGTGAAAAGATTTTTGAGTAA
- the LOC121979897 gene encoding CRM-domain containing factor CFM9, mitochondrial-like, translated as MIFISNMRALRNLQRHCWKSALLLGKRCYSHGITCLKTWPNNVHSVLPREVYCNSINQLGSTSGHRFMLTTRGRSMRSKVEKRMRRVTGKTLKEIRRAKKIRKKLMTEEERLLYNLRRAKKKVGLLLQKLKKYELPELPPPRHDPELLTLEQLQAYKKIGFRNRNYVPVGVRGVFGGVVQNMHLHWKFHETVQVCCDNFPREKIKEMATMIARLSGGIVVNIHDVKTIIMFRGRNYRQPKNLIPINTLTKRKALFKARFEQALESQKLNIKKIEQELRRKGVNPEDPIAMASIQRIATTFFRAIDEKQGTPYIFHGDKPSTAEIVDNLDESIDVPSEDSDQEELDRFIREIEDAADKEWEEEEAVEKEELSRIRYWGKDDMGRSSRAPNWRSDNSEDEDRAHVRRWNGTSTGLGNTERKNWDSDNDMSTASEDEWDYDDKVSDATIDVDIDITPIVKTGLEKERQIK; from the exons ATGATATTCATCTCCAACATGCGGGCTCTCAGAAACTTACAAAGACACTGCTGGAAAAGTGCTTTACTTCTCGGAAAGAG GTGTTATTCACATGGGATTACATGCTTGAAAACGTGGCCGAATAATGTGCACTCAGTGCTGCCTAGAGAAGTTTATTGTAATTCTATCAACCAGTTGGGTTCAACTTCTGGGCATCGATTTATGTtgacaacaagaggaagaagcatgCGGAGCAAGGTGGAGAAGAGAATGCGAAGAGTAACAGGAAAAACTTTAAAAGAGATCAGACGtgcaaaaaaaataagaaagaagtTAATGACAGAAGAGGAAAGGCTACTATACAACTTACGTAGA GCCAAGAAAAAGGTGGGATTGCTTCTTCAAAAGCTCAAAAAATATGAATTGCCAGAGTTACCACCTCCTCGGCATGATCCTGAGCTTCTTACTCTTGAGCAGCTTCAGGCTTATAAGAAGATAGGTTTCAGAAATAGAAATTATGTTCCTGTTGGAGTTCGTGGGGTCTTTGGAGGAGTAGTTCAAAACATGCATCTCCATTGGAAGTTTCATGAGACTGTGCAAGTTTGTTGTGACAATTTTCCTAGGGAAAAAATCAAAGAAATGGCAACCATGATAGCAAGATTAAGTGGCGGCATTGTTGTTAATATACACGATGTGAAAACCATTATTATGTTTCGTGGACGAAATTACAGACAACCAAAGAATCTGATACCAATCAACACCCTGACTAAAAGGAAG GCCCTATTCAAAGCCAGATTTGAGCAGGCTCTTGAATCTCAAAAGTTGAACATCAAAAAAATTGAGCAAGAGCTAAGACGCAAGGGTGTCAATCCAGAGGACCCAATTGCCATGGCTAGCATTCAGAGAATTGCTACTACATTTTTTAGGGCTATTGATGAGAAACAAGGGACTCCATATATATTCCATGGGGATAAACCATCCACAGCAGAAATTGTTGATAATCTAGATGAGTCTATTGATGTACCTTCTGAGGACAGTGACCAGGAGGAACTTGACCGCTTTATTCGAGAGATTGAAGATGCTGCAGACAAAGAGTGGGAAGAGGAGGAAGCGGTAGAGAAAGAGGAACTTTCAAGAATTAGGTATTGGGGAAAAGATGACATGGGTCGGTCCAGCAGGGCACCAAATTGGAGAAGTGATAATTCAGAAGATGAGGATAGGGCTCATGTAAGGCGTTGGAATGGTACTTCTACTGGATTGGGAAATACAGAGAGGAAAAATTGGGATAGTGACAATGACATGTCCACAGCTTCAGAAGACGAGTGGGATTATGATGACAAAGTGAGTGATGCTACAATTGATGTTGATATAGACATAACTCCTATAGTAAAGACGGGACTCGAGAAAGAgagacaaataaaataa